From the genome of Gambusia affinis linkage group LG04, SWU_Gaff_1.0, whole genome shotgun sequence:
TGTTGGCCCACATTGCGTCACACCAAGAACTTTAACTCCTCTAGGAAGgctttaaacaaaatttgagTCTGTGTTTGTGGGaatttttgaccattttctttctaaatctcATTTGTGAGGCCAGACACTGACGTTCAAACGGTGCTCCTGGGTCAGGGCTGTGATCTGAGTCCTTGATGTATATAAGGGCCTTGATTTATGCACCGGTAAAACAGTCAtgttggaaaaagaagaagtcaTCTCTAAACAGTTCGTAAAGACTGGGAGCATAAAATTGCCCAAAAATTGTCTTTTCTGGAAGCATCGAGTAGCATCAATTAGAAAAGGTTACGTCACAAAACAACATCCCAAGCACTGACTATCACACTGAATGATGTTCAATCTGTCCTCTGACAATGGAAACAGTACAGCTGTAAACCTACCAGGACATGACTGTCCATCTAAACAGACAGACTGTGCAAGGACAGCATCAAACGGAGAGATCCATAGTGACTCTGGAGGAGAAGCAGCTCTCATCTGATGACAACACAACTATCGTCAGTAGATTATCTAAATACAACATAAGATGTCGCAGTATGAGAACATATTATGATTAgttcaataaaattaaactaaaacgtctttctattttcagattttagaacAACATGAATCCTCTGTTAcgagagaagaaaggaaaaaaaaaagtagaatgaGGTGAGCCTAGTTTGAAGCTTCTAAAAGTGTTGTAGATGCACGATGCAGGTTTTGCATAAGAACTTACGGGAAAACTCCTAAAATGACCACTTCCGATAGcatccaaaatcaaaaacatttcatttttgattttgtaagaGCCACTGTGGAAGGGGTAACGAGCCGAATGTGGCTCTGCATCCACATgttgcagacattttaaatatccacaaataacaaatgggtaaaaaaaaaacaccagtcaTAGATATGCAAAGCTGGCAGTAGGTCTGGGTAATATGgtttagaaatacttttttttaatgcaaaattaacttttttccttaaaaaaaaaaaaaaaaaaaaaaaaaaaatccataaaatatctttaaaaactgGCTTTCATTCCAATCATTCCTTCTGTGAGTTGACCGGTATTCAACTCACAGAAGGGGATGAATACTGGTTAAAAGATGTCAAAAACGAGGACAGTCCTCTGGTgggctgacatcactctgaacgaTGGAAATAAAATCGTTCTATTCcgaaataaaattcaaaaacagaaaatgtggcaAAGTGCAATAAAGCTTAAAAGGTCTCAAAACTTTTCTGCTTGACACGGCGGCAACAATACTAATAAAATAACCCCGAAAGACGGACGTTTGTTTCCTCTCAATAACAGTGCCTGTCTGTAACCAGTCAACTGTGATGAAAACAAATAGTACGTTACGTAATGCTAATTTGGCACGGAGAACTTCACCTAATTTCTGGTAATGGAGCTGAAtgatttgttctgtttcacCTCCTGATTAATCCTCTTAAAAGTAAAGTGATTATTCTAATGAGCATGCGAGGCTACCAATCATgctttttccaacattttagaGTATTGGTAAATGAGCTGCGGACGGGCGCGCCTAGCTGTCGCTCCGGCAGCTTTGTATTTTTAGGAGGAACTTGCATTAAATCCAGCAGCAGTTGTCTTAGTGAGACACAACCCACAGAGCGAGGGCGGAAATCAAACCGCCTCCTCCGCCCAAATAAACCACAGGTGAGGTAAGCATCTTTGTCAAACGACATGCGCGGACAAACACTCGGGGGCTCGGAGGTGTTAGAGGCAGTTATTCATTATCCACTCAACCGCATTCCGGCGCCGGACAAAAGCTGTTATCGCCACCATCGCTCAGATGCGAGCACGAGAGAGGCAGAGACGGATTTAAGCAGGTTCTCAAACGAGATGCCCTCACCTGATAACCCCGGCACCGACGTTGCACCATTCCCACATGTCCCACTGCTTTacaaaccagagagagagagagagaaagagagaaaggggCAGTGGGGGAGGCAGGGGAGGCTTCAGAGGCAAGGTAAGAAGCTGTGGAAAGCTGGAGGAGAGTGGGAGAAGTGTGAACATTAACACTGAGCGGAAGTGATGGAGAGTGATAAGGGCACCTCCTGCTTCCCCGTTTACAGGAAGCTATAGCGGCTAAGGATGTGGCTGATCAGGCTGAAACATCAGCCACATGTTGGTGCTCctgtgatttaattttatttttttattttttggttttgttttgttttgtttgctttcactGCAAGGAATATCTTGTCAAAAGGAGGGCAGAAATACGTTCTCCTCACTCTGCTCCTGAAAATCTGGTTTAGACTGTTTGAGGTCATTTGAAACAACCTGGCCTGCAGCTGCGACAAAGGCATCCAGAGCAGAATGAAAGGTTCATAAATTATGGCACAACTCATCTCAATACCTTACCTGACTCAAGAGGAAGGGCAGACAGGTGAAACACCAGTTTAATAACGAGTGAAGATGTGAGAGTCCTGAAACATTTCACATGTACAGACAATATGGGCGCTACGGAGAACCAAAAGTGTCACAATTCACACAATCAATGAAAAAGCTATTTGCCTGTAACtaagtatttataatttttaaaatctctttattcaatttatgttatatttacattttaaacgcaaatatttatttaattaaaaaaatttatcatgtatttattttttttttatctgtcagCAAATCTCCAGACAGTTCACGCTTAATTTTATGCAGATTTGCAAATAAGTGTTTCAGCAGATcaagtgtttttccttttattgctttgcaggttttatttcaatACTGTGATGTATGTTGGATCCATTGAATTCAGTTTTATGCTAACTATTTAATTGCATAAAGACAGGAACACACTTGAAAAACATAACCGAATCGTATAAAGAGTTAGCTTAACTTGATCTACATTTGCCATACCCTGTCTTGGGGGCACCATTGAAATAAAGTTCCTATATATTTTCCTTCAATTACAGTTCAGCGTTTCAGAAAACAGGGACAGTTATGGTTTGAAAGCAAAAGTAGTGCCATACAATTGGCTACCATCTGTTCATCTGTTAAACCTGCTGACTACAGGCTATCtgagcagatagcctgactaacTAACCAGTTCACATCCATTTGTTAGACTCGATTCAGcctttaaagaggaaaaacctTTGGCAGGTATAATTTTTAAGACAAAAGCTACAGTAAGTACTGCAGAACTTAGCATATTTATTCTACGTTTTTTCTTAAGTCTAGGAATCAAAATTACAATAGCAATAAACAACTGTGGAATATCTTATCATAGCACCAATTTGAATGATTCATGCTTAGGCTATCACATCTCAAACATTACGTACCTTTTTTACAATTAGACATCTTGAATGTTAAACAGCTGTGTATTCTACATATTTACAGAGCATACAACTAACTATTTCTGACAAGTATTGTTTCACTAAAGGAGAGTTCCAGAGgcaaacacaaaaagtaaagtgaaaagcaagtattttacaaaatgaagggatcagaaatatgaataaaaatataagaatgAAGAAATACTAATAAGAATTAGtattaatgtttattctgaAAGTGAATAAACATGAGTGCAGATGATCAAAATggttgaaaatatatattacagGAATGTAATCAGACACACATTGTGGATGAAAAGCAGTGGATTAATAGCTTTGTAACTACCCTGACTTTgacaattaatatttaacactatTGAATTTCCCAATTAATTATTGTAAGTCATACATAAAAGATAACttacctaaaaaaataataatgtactGGATTGTGTCACTTTTGGCTTTCCATAcagagacaacaacaaaaatcgtGCTTTTCTCACCTTTTTTAAACTCCTCCAGCATCGCATCCAGCTTGGTGTcattaaagacaaaatgcaGCGAGTGGCTGTAAAACTTTGTGATGGTTTTGAGCGGCGTGCAATCATCCGGGTCAACGAAGGCCAGGTCCTTGACAAACAGCAGATCCACTATATTTGACCTCTCCCCCTCGAATACCGGGATGCGCGTGTAGCCGCTCCTCATGATCTCGGCCATGGTGTTGAAGTCCAGGATCGTGTCCCCTGGCATCATGAAGCAATCTCTCAGCGGCGTCATGACGTCCTCCACGGTTTTAGTCCGGAGTTCAAGCGCGCCCTGGATGATGTTCAGCTCCTCCTTCACCAGGTCGTTGTAGGGGTCCGTGACGCGCAGCATCTCCAGCAGCTTCTCCCTGTTGTACACGGTGCCGATCTCCTGTCCGAGCAGGTAATCCAGCAGCTTGCTCACCGGGTAGGACGCGGGGAAGGTGAGCAGCATGAAGAACTTGGTGAGGAAGATGGTGTTTGCCCCCACGGCCAGGCCGTGTCTGGAGCAGATGGCCTGCGGCACGATTTCACCAAAGATAACGATCCCGATGGTGGACATGACCACCGCGATGAGCCCAGAGCCGGCGATGTCGTCCAAGAGGATGGTCAGCGTGGTGTTCACCAACACGTTCCCGAGCAGGAGCGAGCAGAGCAGGTAGTTCCCCTGGCTCCGGACCGGCTCGATCTTCTTGGCGTAGTTCTTCTCCCTCTCCGTGCCGCAGTTCTGGACGATCTGAAGCTCCATGGGGTCCAGAGCCATGAGCCCCAGGTTCAAGCCGCTGAACATGCCGGACAGGCACAGCAGCATGGAGATGAAGATGACCTGGAGCCAGAAAGGCAGCAGGAACTTTTTCTCCTCCACCACGATCACTTTGGTGTCGTCCCCGTCGTGGTAGATCCAGGTGTTCTCCGTCCACGGGTCGTGCAACCCGGCCACCACCGGCGTGGAGGTGGCGATGCAAAGGTAGTACGCTTTACTCCTCTCGGTCTTCCGCAGGGGCTTGACCTCAATCTCGACTACTCCGGATGTTTTCCGATTCAATATGATGTTGGGTAATATAATTATATCCGAAGTCCTAATTCCGCAAGGATGCGAGCCGGACGAGTCCTCCCGGCTCTGGTTATCACCCGAGGAGCTGTCAAAGCCCCCCACCGCCCGGCTCCGCTCGTGTTCCGTGAAGGCAATCTTGGACCAGGTCTCGTTGTTGATGTTCTGCCCGTAGACCCTCAGTTTCACCCGAGACCGCTCGCTCACCCGCAGGTAGCCTTTATCCATGAAGGAAATGTCGTCCGTGTCCTCCAGCCGGAGCCCGATGATGACGGTCTCCTCGGAGCCCTCCTTGCCACTTGTCGGGGTGACACAGCAGCCAGTGACAGTTAAGAAAATCATCGCCAAAGCTCGGACCCGGCTAAGTGACGCCATTTTTGCAATGTTGGGTCCCGGGGATAATGGATCTGCCATATCGATGACTGTCTGGGCAAGCAAGCTCCTGAATGAAAAGGGCTTTGAAAAATCAGAGCCAGTCGGAGTCCGCCTTCATCTCCGCCCAGGGCTGCCGTGACTTGTGCATCGGGACCTGCTCTTTCCCACTACGTGTCCGACACTGAGAAGCAGCCAGCGCAGGCTTACAGGCCAACTCGTGCCTCTCTCTATGTCCCCAAGACGGGCGACGGGAAGGACCAATCAGGGGCGGCGGCCGAGCCGGGGGGCGGGGCGTCCGCAGCCTCCTTGGCGAATCAGATTCCGGAACAAGTGCAGCTCATCTTTGGAGGCAGAGAGAAGTCTCTACCCGTTGACTTTTTAAAGCAGGCTTCTTTATGCACCCTGCACTCGAGGGCACGACTCCTGgctgatttaataaaaagataagCCAGATGGGTCAGCATCAGACTGtttttagcaataaataaataatatttctgtaaGTGTACTTAaggtaaagcaaaaatataattcagtaagaaatttacaaacaaattattttcacaagCTACTTGCAGAAAAGAGTATCATTAAAACAGGAGCATATCAAAAAAATTTGACTAATATAAAAAAGTTAGTGTGCCAACAATTCTACTCTAAAATGTTCATATACACATTAAATTAAGAACAAGTTGTTTATTTAGCACGTTTTCACAGACAAGGTGTCAGAACAACGCAAGAAGAAAATACACCGGTATACAGTAcacaattttaaagttgttcaAACAAGTACAACTCATTTCACTTGAGTATTTTAGGTTCAACTTATCCAATTCATTGCcccatttaatctttttttctgatgcTTTTTTCAGTGTCCTTTTAAAGTATTTGATAATCAAAAGAAATCTGATAAATTTATAGAACTTTTTTTGCTGCTTACATAAACCTAGCTTCTGGGAATTTCTCAATTAGGGATAAATATTATATTCCATTACAATTGccaattaaaatctttttgtaaaagttattaCAGCACTCATTAGAACAAGCTAAGTCCATGTATGAATGGCATGAAGCCTACGGATTAAGACGAGCGAACAAAGTGTCGGTACATTATTTTGTAGTTCCCATTTGCATCCACTTCCATTTTTTCCTCTGGTTTGGGGTTTCAACATTATGACCATCCTTATGTAAATGAGGAGATTAAGGTGAGCCATAACCAACACACTCATCCAAGGATGAGCCACTTATTGGTGAGTTTTTTCGATAACACAATCATCTTTCAGGCACCGAGTAAAAATCCTAAACGCAGTCATAGAgcaagtgtttatatttctgcaCAGTTCAAAATACATGCAAAAATGCAAGCCTAATCTATTGGCCTCCTGTAGTgtcaagcaaaacaaatgacGATCATTCATAAGTAGGCGTTAATGCAGTTTCATTGCATCAGTTGGAAAATCACTCATGCACAGCACGCTGCTGGGCCTGTATTCCCGAGTCCTCTGCACAATCATTTGCAGAAGTCAGCAGATTTTGTGCTGTAGCATCCCCCTGTGGCTGAAATGAGGCCTTGGGCTGGCAGACTGAAAGGCCAGTTTTAAGGGATTTACCATGTCAGCCTGCATCAATAATTCAACAGCAATAAAGACATCAGAAGTGCAGAACGTCCACACGCGTACAGACATATACACACAAGAATGTACTGTATACAACCATGTCTCAATCACGATAACCAAGCTTGTCGTTATCATTGTATTTGGCACACATTTGCAGTCTTGCTGCACGGCTAAGTAGCACCGTGGATGTTTAGGAAATCACCACTTTCACACCACTCAAACACAGCAAACGATCCCTCATCACCCGGGGTCATGTTCACCTCAGGAGTTCGGGGGCGTCCAGAGGGCAAACCACATTAGGATACATCTATAAGCCTCGACAGTGACCGTGTTTCCAATGCAATCAAACATCAGTGACTCTTGGAATTTAACACTCATTTATTATTGATGGATGACTCTTAAGGACTCATTTTACGTAATAAATAAGTATGTGTATGTGCGCCAAATGACTATGGGAGCTGATAAGATGGCATTCCACTGGCTGAGAAGAGAACATTCCTTCCTGTTCAAGGTTCCCCGGCATGACTCCACACTCTGGTTATGACTCCGAGACAGCTGCTTGACCTTCTTGCGTGTGGATGTGTGCGTACGCATGTTTCAGTGGGTATGCGAGTGGGAGTGAGTGCAGCGTGCGTCCCGGTGCACACATCACACGTGTAGTTGTGACTGTGTGCACATCAGTGCTCCCTGGGTGTGTCACACACTTCGGATTGATCCCAGACACATACCGACCTCCAGTGGTtcgaaacaaacaaataaatcgGAGAATTCCTCATGCAGGAATTTAAATATGACACTGACCTTAGGTTGGACACAAGACTCACAGGAGCCACCCGGTGGCAGGAAGCTGAAGTTTTCTGCAATTCTGGAATGGGTCAAGATGCGTTCTCTATCCACCTTCACTGGTCTACTGAGTCTGGACATATTTAAGATCGTGAAGACACAGTACATGCATCTTGTTTCTTTATCAAACAAGATACAGGATATACAAACCTTAAAAGTGTAATGATGGTCAATTCGTAAGCGGTCCTCTGGCCCTGCAATCGGGAAATCACTGAAATAACTTGACAGGTTTTGGTGTTGCCTTAAGAGATGCCTTGAAAAGCATCTGCAGCCACAGTAAGAGACTAGGCGAAAATGGTATCCAGGGGAAACATCCAACACTGATGCTGACCAAAAAGAGCCcacagattaatttcacatttccaataggaaacaaaaaaaaaaaactacttaagACTTTCAGGAAAATATTCTGTATACAAATGGAACTTTGTAGAAGATGTGGGACTggtaaaaccaaaacatcatttcaggaaaaaaatattataactaCAGAGTGACGGTCTGGAGCTAAGTGCTGTAATTATTGGGGTCATGAATTCTGCTCTCTTCCCAGAGGACAAAGTCCATTCATCTGTTCTCACCTTTGAACTCAAGTGAACGTGGGTTAC
Proteins encoded in this window:
- the cnnm2b gene encoding metal transporter CNNM2 isoform X1, producing MADPLSPGPNIAKMASLSRVRALAMIFLTVTGCCVTPTSGKEGSEETVIIGLRLEDTDDISFMDKGYLRVSERSRVKLRVYGQNINNETWSKIAFTEHERSRAVGGFDSSSGDNQSREDSSGSHPCGIRTSDIIILPNIILNRKTSGVVEIEVKPLRKTERSKAYYLCIATSTPVVAGLHDPWTENTWIYHDGDDTKVIVVEEKKFLLPFWLQVIFISMLLCLSGMFSGLNLGLMALDPMELQIVQNCGTEREKNYAKKIEPVRSQGNYLLCSLLLGNVLVNTTLTILLDDIAGSGLIAVVMSTIGIVIFGEIVPQAICSRHGLAVGANTIFLTKFFMLLTFPASYPVSKLLDYLLGQEIGTVYNREKLLEMLRVTDPYNDLVKEELNIIQGALELRTKTVEDVMTPLRDCFMMPGDTILDFNTMAEIMRSGYTRIPVFEGERSNIVDLLFVKDLAFVDPDDCTPLKTITKFYSHSLHFVFNDTKLDAMLEEFKKGTSHLAIVQRVNNEGEGDPFYEVLGIVTLEDVIEEIIKSEILDETDLYTDNKTKKKITHRDRKQDFSAFKPTDNEMKVKISPQLLLAALRFLATELEPFFPAQMSEKILLRLLKLPNVIQELKYDANNKRAAEHYLYHRNKPVDYFILILQGKVEVEAGKEEMKFEAGPFSFYGMMALTAPPVPLSLSRTFTVSRAESLAESPENKSPPRSFGLNHSDSLNRSDRIEAITPTLGNSNNQLNSLLHMYVPDYSVRARSDLRYIKVTRQQYHNAVMASRMDKTPQSTDSELTKIELTLTEFHDGVEIPAIVTTTASTTSTSPAVAVATANETSHLLNQQQNCVGLSRSNHSAHNEGRM
- the cnnm2b gene encoding metal transporter CNNM2 isoform X2; translated protein: MADPLSPGPNIAKMASLSRVRALAMIFLTVTGCCVTPTSGKEGSEETVIIGLRLEDTDDISFMDKGYLRVSERSRVKLRVYGQNINNETWSKIAFTEHERSRAVGGFDSSSGDNQSREDSSGSHPCGIRTSDIIILPNIILNRKTSGVVEIEVKPLRKTERSKAYYLCIATSTPVVAGLHDPWTENTWIYHDGDDTKVIVVEEKKFLLPFWLQVIFISMLLCLSGMFSGLNLGLMALDPMELQIVQNCGTEREKNYAKKIEPVRSQGNYLLCSLLLGNVLVNTTLTILLDDIAGSGLIAVVMSTIGIVIFGEIVPQAICSRHGLAVGANTIFLTKFFMLLTFPASYPVSKLLDYLLGQEIGTVYNREKLLEMLRVTDPYNDLVKEELNIIQGALELRTKTVEDVMTPLRDCFMMPGDTILDFNTMAEIMRSGYTRIPVFEGERSNIVDLLFVKDLAFVDPDDCTPLKTITKFYSHSLHFVFNDTKLDAMLEEFKKGTSHLAIVQRVNNEGEGDPFYEVLGIVTLEDVIEEIIKSEILDETDLYTDNKTKKKITHRDRKQDFSAFKPTDNEMKVKISPQLLLAALRFLATELEPFFPAQMSEKILLRLLKLPNVIQELKYDANNKRAAEHYLYHRNKPVDYFILILQGKVEVEAGKEEMKFEAGPFSFYGMMALTAPPENKSPPRSFGLNHSDSLNRSDRIEAITPTLGNSNNQLNSLLHMYVPDYSVRARSDLRYIKVTRQQYHNAVMASRMDKTPQSTDSELTKIELTLTEFHDGVEIPAIVTTTASTTSTSPAVAVATANETSHLLNQQQNCVGLSRSNHSAHNEGRM
- the cnnm2b gene encoding metal transporter CNNM2 isoform X4, whose protein sequence is MADPLSPGPNIAKMASLSRVRALAMIFLTVTGCCVTPTSGKEGSEETVIIGLRLEDTDDISFMDKGYLRVSERSRVKLRVYGQNINNETWSKIAFTEHERSRAVGGFDSSSGDNQSREDSSGSHPCGIRTSDIIILPNIILNRKTSGVVEIEVKPLRKTERSKAYYLCIATSTPVVAGLHDPWTENTWIYHDGDDTKVIVVEEKKFLLPFWLQVIFISMLLCLSGMFSGLNLGLMALDPMELQIVQNCGTEREKNYAKKIEPVRSQGNYLLCSLLLGNVLVNTTLTILLDDIAGSGLIAVVMSTIGIVIFGEIVPQAICSRHGLAVGANTIFLTKFFMLLTFPASYPVSKLLDYLLGQEIGTVYNREKLLEMLRVTDPYNDLVKEELNIIQGALELRTKTVEDVMTPLRDCFMMPGDTILDFNTMAEIMRSGYTRIPVFEGERSNIVDLLFVKDLAFVDPDDCTPLKTITKFYSHSLHFVFNDTKLDAMLEEFKKDCVKRQRCREVKQ
- the cnnm2b gene encoding metal transporter CNNM2 isoform X3, translating into MADPLSPGPNIAKMASLSRVRALAMIFLTVTGCCVTPTSGKEGSEETVIIGLRLEDTDDISFMDKGYLRVSERSRVKLRVYGQNINNETWSKIAFTEHERSRAVGGFDSSSGDNQSREDSSGSHPCGIRTSDIIILPNIILNRKTSGVVEIEVKPLRKTERSKAYYLCIATSTPVVAGLHDPWTENTWIYHDGDDTKVIVVEEKKFLLPFWLQVIFISMLLCLSGMFSGLNLGLMALDPMELQIVQNCGTEREKNYAKKIEPVRSQGNYLLCSLLLGNVLVNTTLTILLDDIAGSGLIAVVMSTIGIVIFGEIVPQAICSRHGLAVGANTIFLTKFFMLLTFPASYPVSKLLDYLLGQEIGTVYNREKLLEMLRVTDPYNDLVKEELNIIQGALELRTKTVEDVMTPLRDCFMMPGDTILDFNTMAEIMRSGYTRIPVFEGERSNIVDLLFVKDLAFVDPDDCTPLKTITKFYSHSLHFVFNDTKLDAMLEEFKKETLTRTHCNQLPQFQ